A window of Raineyella sp. W15-4 contains these coding sequences:
- a CDS encoding sulfate permease yields MTAAAGSGSGDPPTGAERGRLDSARLLPGVGVLRHYDHRWWRGDLVAGLTVAAYLVPQVMAYAGIAGLPPVTGLWAIVGPLVVYAILGSSRQLSVGPESTTALMTATAIATLAPDADPGQRATLAAVLALTVAVICFVGWATGLGFLSEFFSKPVLLGYMTGIAALMIIGQLGRVTRIATDGRSTYLEVRSLVTNSVQLHWPTAVLALAVLVVLLILDRFLPRWPGPLLAMAASAAVVAGFHLTAEGIRVIGAVPAGLPPFGPPDLTGIPWREMVPVAVGVALVGYTDNVLTGRSFAARQGREIDPDQEFFALGAANAAAGLTGGFPVSSSGSRTALGAMMGSHTQLSSLVSLVCVLATLFFLGPAIASFPSAALGSVVVFAALKLIDLREWRRVARFRRSELVLAILTTAGVLAFDVLIGIAIAVGLSILDLLRRLTTPAEAVLGRVPGTPGMYDTADTPAAQPVPGLVVYRYDAPLFFANSVDFRRRALQAALTADTPTRWFLLNAEANGEVDLTAGDEMEQLRRMLDEHGIRFAIARLNEEARAQLERAGIIDAVGRDYVFPTLPTAISAFEQWAAGHPVDDPADPEPAGGPGSGSGRRWRKRSRRDRDPGRHEQPGRRERPTDPGGPPATSR; encoded by the coding sequence ATGACAGCCGCTGCGGGCTCGGGGTCGGGGGATCCGCCGACCGGGGCTGAGCGAGGGCGCCTCGACAGCGCCCGCCTGCTCCCGGGAGTGGGCGTCCTGCGCCACTACGACCACCGATGGTGGCGGGGCGACCTGGTGGCCGGTCTCACCGTCGCCGCCTATCTCGTCCCGCAGGTGATGGCGTACGCCGGCATCGCCGGACTCCCGCCGGTGACCGGGCTGTGGGCGATCGTCGGCCCGTTGGTGGTCTACGCGATCCTCGGCAGTTCCCGGCAACTGTCCGTCGGGCCGGAGTCGACCACCGCCCTGATGACCGCGACCGCCATCGCCACCCTCGCCCCGGACGCCGACCCGGGGCAACGGGCGACACTGGCGGCGGTGCTCGCGCTGACCGTCGCGGTGATCTGCTTCGTGGGCTGGGCGACCGGTCTGGGCTTCCTGTCGGAGTTCTTCTCCAAACCGGTGCTGCTCGGCTACATGACGGGGATCGCGGCGCTGATGATCATCGGTCAGCTCGGCCGGGTCACCCGGATCGCCACCGACGGGCGCAGCACCTACCTCGAGGTCCGCAGCCTGGTGACGAACTCTGTACAACTGCATTGGCCGACCGCGGTGCTGGCCCTCGCCGTGCTGGTCGTGCTGCTCATCCTCGACCGCTTCCTGCCCCGGTGGCCCGGGCCGTTGCTCGCAATGGCCGCCTCGGCGGCGGTGGTGGCCGGGTTCCACCTCACTGCCGAGGGCATCCGGGTCATCGGTGCGGTGCCCGCCGGGCTGCCGCCGTTCGGCCCGCCGGACCTGACCGGCATCCCCTGGCGGGAGATGGTCCCGGTCGCCGTCGGTGTGGCGCTGGTCGGCTACACCGACAACGTCCTCACCGGCCGCTCGTTCGCCGCCCGGCAGGGCCGGGAGATCGACCCGGACCAGGAGTTCTTCGCCCTCGGCGCGGCGAACGCGGCCGCGGGCCTCACCGGTGGCTTTCCGGTCAGCAGCAGCGGCAGTCGTACGGCGCTCGGGGCGATGATGGGCAGCCACACCCAGCTCTCCTCGCTGGTCTCGCTGGTGTGCGTGCTGGCGACGCTGTTCTTCCTCGGGCCGGCGATCGCCTCCTTTCCGTCGGCGGCCCTCGGGTCGGTCGTGGTCTTCGCGGCACTGAAGCTGATCGACCTGCGCGAATGGCGGCGGGTGGCCCGGTTCCGGCGCAGCGAGCTGGTGCTGGCGATCCTCACCACCGCCGGGGTGCTCGCCTTCGACGTCCTGATCGGGATCGCCATCGCGGTGGGACTGTCCATCCTCGACCTGTTGCGGCGGTTGACCACCCCGGCCGAGGCGGTCCTGGGGCGGGTCCCCGGCACCCCCGGCATGTACGACACCGCCGACACCCCGGCGGCGCAGCCGGTGCCGGGCCTGGTTGTCTACCGGTACGACGCGCCGCTGTTCTTCGCCAACTCGGTGGACTTCCGCCGCCGGGCCCTGCAGGCCGCGCTGACCGCCGACACGCCGACCCGATGGTTCCTGCTCAACGCCGAGGCCAACGGCGAGGTCGACCTCACCGCCGGCGACGAGATGGAGCAACTGCGCCGGATGCTCGACGAGCACGGGATCCGGTTCGCCATCGCCCGGCTCAACGAGGAGGCCCGGGCCCAGTTGGAACGTGCCGGGATCATCGACGCGGTGGGCCGGGACTACGTCTTCCCGACCCTGCCGACGGCCATCTCGGCGTTCGAACAGTGGGCCGCCGGGCATCCGGTCGACGACCCTGCCGACCCCGAGCCGGCCGGCGGTCCAGGCTCGGGATCGGGCCGACGGTGGCGCAAGCGGAGTCGCCGGGACCGCGATCCCGGCCGGCATGAACAGCCCGGCCGGCGTGAGCGTCCCACGGATCCGGGCGGCCCGCCGGCTACTTCCAGGTGA
- a CDS encoding T3SS (YopN, CesT) and YbjN peptide-binding chaperone 1 — protein sequence MPQYGDFDLDRSIAQAWDEFELRLAEVISVIDDSADFTIGCVAVDESQVPYVSFTALDRTTIRAEASSNAVLGEDYQLGSEQLALMERLGWSAPTIEGPRPTANFWIELDQEASDRLAAAAVGALRDVFGVQHPVFLAPDHLAEVLTPHPEPLSGATEFDAEDVIATIPVNTRHLNEMIETELTDMFGHAPLRDQEGDIALRVGSAMLFLRVSQDGRELILFSVIVHDVAGRSRAAEVLNDLNADARMVKFHLVRDKVFASLSVLTHPFVPAHLHQAVRIMSDIADGIDEELAHKLGGHTTFEVE from the coding sequence GTGCCCCAGTACGGAGACTTCGACCTCGATCGCAGCATCGCCCAGGCCTGGGACGAGTTCGAGCTGCGCCTCGCCGAGGTGATCTCGGTGATCGACGACTCGGCCGACTTCACCATCGGATGCGTGGCCGTCGACGAGAGTCAGGTCCCGTACGTCAGCTTCACCGCGCTGGACCGTACGACGATCCGGGCGGAGGCCTCCAGCAATGCGGTGCTCGGTGAGGACTACCAGCTCGGTTCGGAGCAGCTCGCGCTGATGGAGCGCCTCGGCTGGTCCGCCCCGACCATCGAAGGGCCCCGGCCGACCGCGAACTTCTGGATCGAGCTGGACCAAGAGGCCTCCGACCGATTGGCCGCCGCCGCGGTCGGCGCGCTGCGCGATGTGTTCGGGGTGCAGCACCCGGTGTTCCTGGCCCCCGACCACCTCGCCGAGGTGCTCACCCCGCACCCGGAACCGCTGTCGGGCGCGACGGAGTTCGACGCCGAGGACGTGATCGCCACCATCCCGGTGAACACCCGGCATCTCAACGAGATGATCGAGACCGAACTCACCGACATGTTCGGCCACGCGCCGCTGCGTGACCAGGAGGGCGACATCGCGCTGCGGGTGGGGTCGGCGATGCTCTTCCTGAGGGTCTCCCAGGACGGCCGGGAACTGATCCTGTTCTCGGTGATCGTGCACGACGTGGCCGGACGCTCCCGGGCCGCGGAGGTGCTCAACGACCTGAACGCCGACGCCCGGATGGTGAAGTTCCACCTGGTCCGGGACAAGGTGTTCGCCAGCCTGTCGGTGCTCACCCACCCGTTCGTCCCGGCCCACCTCCATCAGGCGGTGCGGATCATGAGCGACATCGCCGACGGGATCGACGAGGAACTCGCCCACAAACTGGGCGGTCATACGACGTTCGAGGTCGAGTGA
- a CDS encoding pyridoxamine 5'-phosphate oxidase family protein yields the protein MHEGMFAALDPEDCRVLLRTQEVGRVAWISPAAGLLVLPVNYVVRDDLVVFRTSRASVLAELAEGREVSFQVDDIDVSTGNGWSVLVQGVSATPTDPAWLEALRADGPMPWAKGERDLFVTVAVREISGRVVDREEK from the coding sequence ATGCACGAAGGCATGTTCGCGGCGCTCGACCCCGAGGACTGTCGCGTCCTGTTGCGGACCCAGGAGGTCGGCCGGGTGGCCTGGATCTCTCCGGCGGCGGGACTGCTGGTCCTGCCGGTGAACTACGTCGTGCGTGACGATCTTGTGGTCTTCCGGACCTCCCGCGCATCGGTGCTCGCCGAGCTCGCCGAGGGGCGCGAGGTGTCCTTCCAGGTGGACGACATCGATGTGTCGACCGGCAACGGGTGGAGCGTGCTGGTGCAGGGTGTGTCCGCCACTCCGACCGACCCGGCCTGGCTCGAGGCACTCCGGGCGGACGGCCCGATGCCGTGGGCGAAGGGCGAGCGTGATCTCTTCGTCACAGTGGCAGTGCGGGAAATCAGCGGACGCGTGGTGGACCGCGAGGAGAAGTGA
- a CDS encoding DUF2892 domain-containing protein, which yields MIKNIGNTDRLVRFVLGPILIVLAFVLGIRSVLGIVLAVVGVLLIGTAAVRTCPAYLPFGIRTTPKN from the coding sequence ATGATCAAGAACATCGGCAACACCGACCGTCTCGTCCGCTTCGTCCTCGGCCCGATCCTGATCGTTCTGGCCTTCGTCCTCGGCATCCGGTCCGTCCTCGGCATCGTGCTGGCCGTCGTCGGTGTCCTGCTCATCGGGACCGCCGCCGTGCGTACCTGCCCCGCGTATCTGCCCTTCGGCATCCGCACCACCCCGAAGAACTGA
- a CDS encoding Ku protein, with amino-acid sequence MRSMWAGAIAFGLVNVPVKLYAAASSHDLSLHQVHDADGGRIRYQRRCETCGEIVPYEHIHRAYEADGKRVVLTEEELEGLPAEAAHEIQVLQFVPSEQIDPLTLGSAYYLEPDARAAKPYLLLRSTLQQTERTAVVKYALRQRTRLGVLRVRGDLMVLQSLLWADEVREPEFAGRIPEAPVTDAEQAMANLLVAQLSEDFDPTAYVDDYQVQLKELVEARLAAEEGVIAAGPAPMPAVEEGGEVIDLMAALRASLERKRAGSGEARVAENRTGDQTTRDRLAKRKARS; translated from the coding sequence ATGAGGTCGATGTGGGCAGGCGCGATCGCCTTCGGACTGGTCAACGTGCCGGTGAAGCTCTATGCCGCCGCGTCGTCGCACGACCTGTCGCTGCACCAGGTCCACGATGCCGACGGTGGACGGATCCGGTACCAGCGCCGGTGCGAGACGTGCGGCGAGATCGTGCCGTACGAGCACATCCACAGGGCGTACGAGGCCGACGGCAAACGGGTGGTGCTCACCGAGGAGGAGCTGGAGGGGCTGCCGGCCGAGGCGGCCCACGAGATCCAGGTGTTGCAGTTCGTGCCGAGTGAGCAGATCGATCCGCTCACCCTCGGCTCCGCCTACTACCTGGAGCCGGACGCCCGGGCGGCCAAGCCGTACCTGCTGCTGCGGTCGACCCTGCAACAGACCGAACGCACCGCGGTGGTGAAGTACGCCCTGCGACAGCGGACCAGGCTCGGGGTGCTGCGGGTGCGCGGCGACCTGATGGTGCTGCAGTCGCTGCTGTGGGCCGACGAGGTGCGGGAGCCGGAGTTCGCCGGCCGGATCCCCGAGGCGCCGGTGACCGACGCGGAGCAGGCGATGGCCAACCTGCTGGTCGCGCAGCTCTCCGAGGACTTCGACCCCACGGCGTACGTGGACGACTATCAGGTGCAGCTCAAGGAACTGGTGGAGGCCCGGCTGGCCGCCGAGGAGGGAGTGATCGCCGCCGGCCCGGCACCGATGCCGGCGGTGGAGGAGGGCGGCGAGGTGATCGACCTGATGGCCGCCCTGCGGGCCTCCCTCGAGCGCAAGCGTGCCGGGTCGGGCGAGGCGCGGGTGGCCGAGAACCGGACAGGAGACCAGACGACCCGGGACCGGCTGGCGAAGCGGAAAGCCCGCAGCTGA
- the ligD gene encoding non-homologous end-joining DNA ligase — protein MEGRPRTVEVGGRTITLSNPDKVLYPSTGTRKGDVLDYYLAVAERLVDWARDRPATRKRWVHGVGTAEQPGQAFFTKQLERGAPSWVARRDIRHVERVISYPLVNDAATLAWLAQVDTLEIHVPQWRFTPAAEPGPPDRLVLDLDPGPGVGLPECVRVAREARAVLADMGLTAFPVTSGAKGLHLYAGLPGTASSEEVSAVARALAEALTHELPDLVVSEMRRSLRTGRVLLDWSQNNAQKTTICPWSLRGQLIPTVAAPRDWDELDDPGLAQLTMAEVLDRLRHGGGHHPVARSGRTPSAGTVGAPRSAGTVHPPLRPGGTEPTYAPMLATPGTLGLMSGEGWAYEMKWDGIRVLARTTGHRVQLTSRTGRDVTATYPELAELGVLAREDVVVDGEVVALGSAGRPDFGLLQQRMNLAGAADLARLEAEVPVALMVFDLLEADGRDLTGETYDTRRRLLDDLLTPGHAVLVPPAHHGSASAAMSASARLGLEGIVAKRRSSAYQPGVRSAAWLKVKHRRSQEVVVIGWRPIAGDVDLGAVLTAVPDPAGHLVFSGRVGSGFGAETRREARVLLEPLARDTPPVVVPPAELPGTHWVEPRLVAEVDYGEVTASGRFRHPIWRGWRPDRVPAEVRWE, from the coding sequence ATGGAGGGCAGACCCCGGACGGTGGAGGTCGGTGGCCGGACGATCACGCTCAGCAATCCCGACAAGGTCCTCTACCCGTCGACCGGCACCCGCAAGGGAGACGTGCTCGACTACTACCTGGCGGTCGCCGAGCGGTTGGTCGACTGGGCCCGGGACCGGCCGGCGACCCGCAAGCGCTGGGTGCACGGCGTCGGAACGGCGGAGCAGCCGGGGCAGGCGTTCTTCACCAAGCAACTGGAGCGGGGCGCACCCTCGTGGGTGGCCCGCCGCGACATCCGGCATGTCGAACGCGTCATCAGCTATCCCTTGGTCAACGACGCCGCGACGCTGGCCTGGCTGGCCCAGGTGGACACCCTGGAGATCCACGTCCCGCAGTGGCGGTTCACCCCGGCGGCGGAACCCGGGCCGCCCGACCGGCTGGTGCTGGACCTCGACCCCGGGCCGGGGGTCGGGCTGCCGGAGTGCGTCCGGGTCGCCCGGGAGGCCCGCGCGGTCCTGGCGGACATGGGCCTGACCGCCTTCCCGGTCACCTCCGGCGCCAAGGGCCTCCACCTCTACGCCGGGTTGCCCGGCACCGCCTCGTCCGAGGAGGTGAGCGCCGTCGCCCGGGCGCTGGCGGAGGCACTGACCCACGAACTGCCCGATCTGGTCGTCTCGGAGATGCGCCGGTCGCTGCGGACCGGGCGGGTGTTGCTCGACTGGTCGCAGAACAACGCCCAGAAGACCACCATCTGTCCGTGGTCGCTGCGTGGTCAGCTGATCCCGACCGTCGCCGCACCGCGGGACTGGGACGAACTCGACGACCCGGGCCTGGCCCAGCTGACCATGGCGGAGGTGCTGGACCGGCTGCGGCACGGCGGCGGCCACCACCCCGTCGCCAGGTCCGGCCGGACACCCTCGGCGGGCACGGTCGGGGCGCCGCGCTCGGCGGGCACGGTCCATCCGCCGCTCCGGCCGGGCGGAACCGAGCCGACGTACGCGCCGATGCTCGCCACCCCCGGGACCCTGGGACTGATGTCCGGCGAAGGATGGGCCTACGAGATGAAGTGGGACGGCATCCGCGTCCTCGCGCGGACCACCGGGCACCGGGTGCAGCTGACCAGCCGGACCGGTAGGGACGTCACGGCGACCTACCCGGAGCTGGCCGAGCTGGGCGTGCTGGCCCGGGAGGACGTGGTCGTGGACGGTGAGGTGGTCGCCCTCGGGTCCGCGGGCCGCCCGGACTTCGGTCTGCTGCAGCAGCGGATGAACCTCGCCGGGGCCGCCGACCTGGCCCGGCTGGAGGCGGAGGTCCCGGTCGCCCTGATGGTCTTCGACCTGCTGGAGGCCGACGGGCGCGACCTCACCGGCGAGACGTACGACACCCGCCGGCGTCTGCTGGACGATCTGCTGACACCGGGCCACGCCGTCCTGGTCCCGCCGGCGCACCACGGATCGGCGAGCGCAGCGATGTCGGCCTCGGCGCGGCTCGGCCTGGAGGGGATCGTCGCCAAACGTCGGTCCTCCGCCTACCAGCCGGGCGTACGGTCCGCGGCGTGGCTGAAGGTCAAGCATCGGCGCAGCCAGGAGGTGGTGGTGATCGGCTGGCGTCCGATCGCCGGCGACGTGGATCTCGGGGCGGTGCTGACCGCGGTGCCGGACCCGGCCGGCCATCTCGTCTTCAGCGGCCGGGTCGGCTCGGGTTTCGGCGCGGAGACGCGCCGGGAGGCCCGCGTCCTGCTGGAGCCGCTGGCTCGGGACACGCCGCCGGTGGTCGTCCCGCCTGCCGAGCTGCCGGGCACTCACTGGGTGGAGCCTCGGCTGGTGGCCGAGGTCGATTACGGGGAGGTCACCGCCTCCGGACGGTTCCGGCACCCGATCTGGCGCGGGTGGCGGCCCGACCGGGTGCCAGCGGAGGTCCGTTGGGAGTGA
- a CDS encoding AEC family transporter gives MLGVLSGFFVIAVVVAVGYLLAHLGVFTEQTQNMLGTLSFYVAMPVLFVTMLAGEDVTALLSVDLVASLVSIAAIIVVWVVAARFVWRLPMAETVTGAFASAYVNAGNLGLPIATYVLGSPTRVVPVMLTQLLFLQPLGLALLDLSTGSEAHFTVRAFIGRFFRNPLTIATLIGVLLSVTGTSIPPLLAAPLTMVGAMAVPGILMAFGISLRLGPRPDRAAGPMLGFQVLLKLVAMPLVAWVFGRFVMHLDGAHLLAVTVMAGLPTAQNVFVVATTYGRGVVMARDAIFVSTVLSVLSIFGIAALLS, from the coding sequence GTGCTGGGTGTGTTGTCGGGGTTCTTCGTGATCGCTGTGGTCGTCGCCGTCGGCTACCTCCTGGCACATCTGGGGGTGTTCACCGAACAGACCCAGAACATGCTCGGCACCCTGTCCTTCTACGTCGCCATGCCGGTGCTCTTCGTGACGATGCTGGCGGGGGAGGACGTCACCGCCCTGCTGTCCGTGGACCTGGTCGCCTCGCTGGTGTCGATCGCCGCGATCATCGTGGTGTGGGTGGTCGCGGCCCGGTTCGTCTGGCGGCTGCCGATGGCCGAGACGGTCACCGGCGCCTTCGCCTCGGCGTACGTCAACGCCGGCAACCTGGGCCTGCCGATCGCGACGTACGTCCTCGGGTCGCCGACCCGGGTGGTGCCGGTGATGCTCACCCAGCTGCTCTTCCTGCAGCCGCTGGGGCTGGCACTGCTCGATCTCAGCACCGGCTCGGAGGCGCACTTCACCGTCCGCGCGTTCATCGGGCGGTTCTTCCGCAACCCGCTGACCATCGCCACCCTGATCGGCGTGCTGCTGTCGGTGACCGGGACCAGCATCCCCCCGCTGCTCGCCGCACCGTTGACCATGGTGGGTGCGATGGCGGTGCCCGGGATCCTGATGGCCTTCGGCATCTCGCTGCGGCTGGGCCCCCGACCGGACCGTGCCGCAGGACCGATGCTGGGTTTCCAGGTGCTCCTCAAGCTGGTCGCGATGCCCCTGGTGGCATGGGTCTTCGGCCGCTTCGTGATGCATCTCGACGGCGCGCACCTGCTGGCGGTCACCGTGATGGCCGGCCTGCCCACGGCGCAGAACGTGTTCGTCGTCGCGACCACGTACGGCCGGGGCGTGGTGATGGCCCGGGATGCGATCTTCGTGTCGACCGTGCTGTCGGTGCTGAGCATTTTCGGGATCGCTGCCCTGCTGTCGTGA
- a CDS encoding vitamin B12-dependent ribonucleotide reductase translates to MSETTRPSTNRSRSARPKPSKGTGLTIARVFSSEGVHPYDEVTWEKRDIVQTNWKTGESVFEQRGVEFPDFWSINASTIVTTKYFRGAVGTDAREASLKTLIDRVVNKYRTTGEQEGYFATPEDAGVFADELTWMLLHQYFSFNSPVWFNVGTAAPQQISACFILSVDDSMDSILNWYAEEGRIFKGGSGAGVNLSRIRSSKELLSSGGTASGPVSFMRGADASAGTIKSGGATRRAAKMVVLDVDHPDIEEFVETKAREENKIRALRDAGFDMDLDGKDIVSVQYQNANNSVRVTDEFMRAVEDGDEFGLRARLTGDVIDTVDARDLFGKIAQAAWECADPGLQYDDTINDWHTNPETGRITASNPCSEYMSLDNSSCNLASLNLLKFLTDDDTFDIERFVKAVELIITAMDISVTFGDFPTEAIAETTRNYRQLGIGYANLGALLMATGHGYDSDGGRALAAAITSLMTATAYRRSAELAAVEGAYNGYARNADAHQRVMRKHQAANDELRPVNLMDAAVHDTATREWEQVVSLGAQNGFRNAQASLLAPTGTIGFMMDCDTTGIEPDFSLVKFKKLVGGGSMQIVNHTIPRALAKLGYPEETVEAIVAYISEHGHVVDAPGLKPEHYEVFDCAMGQRAIKPMGHVRMMAAVQPFLSGAISKTVNLPESATVEDIADVYLQGWKLGLKALAVYRDNCKVGQPLSTGKKADKAAEVVEPEVQIEYRPIRKRLPKKRPSFTTSFTVAGAEGYMTTGSYPDDGLGEIFLKLGKQGSTLSGVMDAFSIAVSIGLQYGVPLTTFVQKFTNLKFEPAGMTDDSDIRMAQSIMDYIFRRLALDYLTFDERAELGIYTAAERARYLDTGSYQDEADAGTELPPSRPSSAPALLVAPLTLGSTGSSATSTTGISAPVAPAPAARPTAPEAGHEAATVGDRPAPHDVHTSAELMEELTGTSVDAPLCLTCGTKMRPSGSCYVCEGCGSTSGCS, encoded by the coding sequence ATGTCCGAAACCACCCGTCCGTCGACCAATCGGTCGCGGTCGGCCCGTCCCAAGCCCAGCAAGGGTACGGGCCTGACGATCGCGCGGGTCTTCAGCTCCGAAGGTGTCCACCCGTACGACGAGGTCACCTGGGAGAAGCGTGACATCGTCCAGACGAACTGGAAGACCGGCGAGAGCGTCTTCGAACAGCGCGGCGTCGAGTTCCCCGATTTCTGGAGCATCAACGCCTCCACCATCGTCACCACGAAGTACTTCCGTGGCGCCGTCGGGACCGACGCCCGCGAGGCCAGCCTGAAGACCCTGATCGACCGGGTGGTGAACAAGTACCGCACCACCGGCGAGCAGGAGGGCTACTTCGCCACCCCGGAAGATGCCGGTGTCTTCGCCGACGAGCTGACCTGGATGCTGCTGCACCAGTACTTCAGCTTCAACTCGCCGGTCTGGTTCAACGTCGGCACCGCGGCGCCCCAGCAGATCAGCGCCTGCTTCATCCTGTCGGTCGACGACTCGATGGACTCGATCCTCAACTGGTACGCCGAGGAGGGACGCATCTTCAAGGGTGGCTCCGGTGCCGGGGTGAACCTCTCCCGGATCCGCTCGTCGAAGGAACTGCTGAGCTCCGGCGGCACCGCCTCGGGACCCGTCTCGTTCATGCGTGGTGCCGACGCCTCGGCGGGCACCATCAAGTCGGGCGGCGCCACCCGCCGGGCTGCGAAGATGGTCGTCCTCGACGTGGACCACCCCGACATCGAGGAGTTCGTCGAGACGAAGGCGCGCGAGGAGAACAAGATCCGCGCCCTGCGGGACGCCGGGTTCGACATGGACCTGGACGGCAAGGACATCGTCTCGGTCCAGTACCAGAACGCGAACAACTCCGTGCGGGTCACCGACGAGTTCATGCGGGCCGTCGAGGACGGCGACGAGTTCGGCCTGCGGGCCCGGCTCACCGGCGACGTGATCGACACCGTCGACGCTCGTGACCTGTTCGGCAAGATCGCCCAGGCGGCATGGGAGTGCGCCGATCCCGGGCTGCAGTACGACGACACCATCAACGACTGGCACACCAACCCCGAGACCGGGCGGATCACCGCATCCAACCCCTGCTCGGAGTACATGAGCCTGGACAACTCGTCGTGCAACCTGGCCAGCCTCAACCTGCTCAAGTTCCTGACCGACGACGACACCTTCGACATCGAGCGCTTCGTCAAGGCGGTCGAGCTGATCATCACCGCGATGGACATCTCGGTGACGTTCGGCGACTTCCCGACCGAGGCCATCGCCGAGACCACCCGCAACTACCGTCAGCTCGGCATCGGGTACGCCAACCTCGGTGCGCTGCTGATGGCGACCGGCCACGGCTACGACTCCGACGGCGGGCGGGCCCTCGCCGCGGCGATCACCTCGCTGATGACCGCCACCGCCTACCGGCGCTCGGCCGAGCTGGCCGCCGTCGAGGGGGCCTACAACGGTTACGCCCGCAACGCGGACGCCCACCAGCGGGTGATGCGCAAGCACCAGGCCGCCAACGACGAGCTGCGTCCGGTCAACCTGATGGATGCCGCCGTGCACGACACCGCCACCCGGGAGTGGGAACAGGTCGTCTCGCTGGGCGCGCAGAACGGTTTCCGCAACGCCCAGGCCTCGCTGCTGGCCCCGACTGGCACCATCGGCTTCATGATGGACTGCGACACGACCGGTATCGAGCCGGACTTCTCGCTGGTCAAGTTCAAGAAGCTGGTCGGCGGCGGGTCCATGCAGATCGTCAACCACACCATCCCGCGGGCGCTGGCGAAGCTGGGCTACCCCGAGGAGACGGTCGAGGCGATTGTCGCGTACATCTCCGAACACGGTCACGTCGTCGACGCCCCCGGGCTCAAGCCGGAGCACTACGAGGTCTTCGACTGCGCGATGGGGCAGCGGGCGATCAAGCCGATGGGGCACGTACGGATGATGGCCGCGGTGCAGCCGTTCCTGTCCGGCGCCATCTCCAAGACGGTGAACCTCCCGGAATCGGCCACGGTCGAGGACATCGCCGACGTCTACCTGCAGGGCTGGAAGCTCGGCCTCAAGGCTCTCGCGGTCTATCGCGACAACTGCAAGGTCGGCCAGCCGCTGTCCACCGGCAAGAAGGCGGACAAGGCCGCGGAGGTCGTCGAGCCCGAGGTGCAGATCGAATACCGCCCGATCCGCAAGCGGCTGCCGAAGAAGCGCCCGAGCTTCACCACCTCGTTCACCGTCGCCGGCGCCGAGGGGTACATGACCACCGGCTCCTACCCCGACGACGGGCTGGGCGAGATCTTCCTGAAGCTGGGCAAGCAGGGATCGACCCTGTCCGGGGTGATGGACGCGTTCTCCATCGCGGTCTCGATCGGCCTCCAGTACGGCGTGCCGCTGACGACCTTCGTGCAGAAGTTCACCAACCTGAAGTTCGAGCCGGCGGGCATGACCGACGACTCCGACATTCGGATGGCCCAGTCGATCATGGACTACATCTTCCGCCGACTGGCTCTGGACTACCTGACGTTCGACGAGCGGGCCGAACTCGGCATCTACACCGCCGCGGAGCGGGCCCGTTACCTGGATACCGGCAGCTACCAGGACGAGGCCGACGCCGGGACGGAGCTGCCGCCCAGTCGGCCGTCGTCGGCGCCCGCGCTGTTGGTGGCACCGCTCACCCTGGGATCCACCGGCTCGTCCGCCACCTCCACCACGGGCATCTCGGCTCCGGTCGCGCCCGCGCCGGCCGCTCGCCCTACGGCGCCGGAGGCCGGCCACGAGGCGGCGACGGTCGGTGACCGACCGGCCCCGCACGACGTGCACACCAGCGCCGAGCTGATGGAGGAACTGACCGGGACGTCGGTCGACGCACCGCTCTGCCTGACCTGCGGCACGAAGATGCGTCCCAGTGGCTCGTGCTACGTCTGCGAGGGCTGCGGCTCGACCAGCGGCTGCAGCTAG